A window from Paraburkholderia acidiphila encodes these proteins:
- a CDS encoding dienelactone hydrolase family protein, translating to MESRIVIEGRDGAFGAYIARPADLPAPAVVVLQEVFGVNADIRKHCDELAELGFIAVAPDLYWRQAPGVDLDVRSEPDWQHGLRLYEAYDRDAGVRDIEDTVATTAELSGCTGKVAVLGYCLGALMVFLTAVRSEVDAAVAYHGADTERYLDEVAGLHAPLLMHLGEEDEFISRLAQEAIKAALAGKPNVSVYSYPGQRHAFSRNNGAHYDAAAAALANGRTRDFLNRELR from the coding sequence ATGGAAAGTCGTATCGTCATCGAGGGCAGGGACGGCGCCTTCGGAGCCTATATTGCGCGGCCGGCCGATCTACCCGCGCCCGCTGTGGTCGTCCTGCAGGAAGTGTTCGGGGTCAATGCCGATATCCGCAAGCACTGCGATGAACTGGCCGAATTGGGCTTCATTGCGGTGGCGCCCGATCTCTACTGGCGACAAGCGCCTGGCGTCGACCTCGACGTCAGATCGGAACCTGACTGGCAGCATGGGCTGCGTTTGTACGAGGCTTACGATCGGGACGCCGGCGTGAGGGACATTGAGGACACCGTTGCGACGACGGCCGAGCTATCCGGGTGCACAGGAAAGGTCGCCGTTCTGGGTTATTGCCTCGGCGCCCTGATGGTCTTTCTGACGGCGGTCCGCTCAGAGGTCGACGCCGCCGTGGCCTACCACGGCGCCGACACCGAAAGGTACCTTGATGAGGTGGCCGGCCTGCATGCGCCACTGCTGATGCACCTGGGGGAGGAAGACGAGTTCATCTCCAGGCTGGCACAAGAAGCAATCAAGGCCGCTCTCGCCGGCAAACCGAATGTCTCGGTGTACAGCTATCCCGGCCAGCGTCACGCGTTTTCGCGTAACAATGGCGCCCACTACGATGCCGCCGCCGCCGCCCTGGCCAATGGTCGAACCCGCGATTTCCTGAATCGAGAGCTACGGTGA
- a CDS encoding MFS transporter produces MSHAACPTAPAMHGGSTRRYTRVALDRRASFWVSAGVVAHTLWTSAAPAMTYRLYASEWHLTVTTTAEFFAIYPIVVVSVLILFGGLSDRIGLRATMLLGLGASFLGALTLALAHGVPWLFVARAFMGVGVGLSAGPSTAAMVEFNEGGAPRRASVAATAAQATGFAAALIVAGALTQYAPSPLHLVFWLLAFLIAALFSVAWFLPRPAQSGAAGGWTPRLPSVPRSARKAFTVAAFAMTTAYTHGVMILSLGGQIAHDLVRSPNTLVNGSILAVFAITSGVVSLLARSLPTRTAMLSGAAASGAGMGLLAVATAFHAIALFLCATAMTGAEYSLLFLSALELINGAIPAARRGATLSALYLLGYLPVGVLAPILGRIATLHGLGVAVDLGAAVIAALSFATLGFALGLRPSRKLDRR; encoded by the coding sequence GTGAGTCATGCAGCCTGCCCAACCGCCCCCGCGATGCATGGCGGGAGCACCCGCCGATACACGCGCGTCGCGCTCGACCGCCGGGCCAGCTTCTGGGTCTCGGCCGGCGTGGTGGCGCATACCCTCTGGACCAGTGCCGCGCCAGCCATGACTTACCGGCTCTACGCAAGCGAATGGCACCTCACCGTGACGACCACGGCCGAATTCTTCGCGATCTACCCGATCGTGGTCGTCAGCGTGCTCATCCTGTTCGGCGGCCTGTCCGACCGGATCGGCCTGCGGGCGACGATGCTGCTCGGTCTGGGTGCATCGTTCCTCGGCGCACTAACGCTTGCGCTGGCGCACGGTGTGCCCTGGCTGTTCGTGGCCCGGGCATTCATGGGTGTCGGTGTGGGTCTGAGCGCCGGACCGTCGACGGCGGCGATGGTCGAATTCAACGAAGGCGGTGCGCCCCGTCGAGCGTCCGTGGCGGCCACGGCGGCCCAGGCCACTGGCTTTGCGGCGGCGCTCATCGTAGCCGGGGCGCTGACACAATACGCACCCTCGCCCCTGCACCTCGTTTTCTGGCTGCTGGCTTTCCTGATCGCGGCCTTGTTCTCCGTCGCGTGGTTCCTGCCGCGGCCAGCGCAGAGCGGCGCGGCAGGCGGCTGGACACCGCGCCTGCCGTCCGTGCCCAGGAGCGCGCGCAAGGCCTTCACGGTCGCTGCGTTTGCCATGACGACAGCCTATACCCACGGCGTCATGATCCTGTCGCTCGGCGGACAGATCGCGCACGACCTCGTCCGGTCCCCGAACACGCTCGTCAATGGCTCGATCCTCGCCGTTTTTGCCATCACGTCTGGCGTTGTGAGCTTGCTGGCCAGGTCTTTGCCGACCCGGACTGCAATGCTCTCCGGTGCCGCGGCGTCCGGCGCGGGCATGGGGTTGCTTGCGGTGGCAACCGCCTTTCACGCAATCGCTCTGTTCCTGTGCGCGACCGCCATGACGGGTGCCGAGTACAGCCTGCTGTTCCTGAGCGCCCTGGAACTCATCAATGGTGCAATACCCGCCGCGCGACGCGGCGCGACCCTGTCGGCGCTGTACCTCCTCGGTTATCTGCCCGTTGGCGTACTCGCGCCGATTCTCGGGCGGATCGCCACGCTTCACGGACTGGGCGTCGCCGTGGATCTGGGGGCAGCCGTCATTGCCGCCTTGAGCTTCGCGACGCTCGGATTCGCGCTCGGTCTTCGTCCGTCGCGCAAGCTTGACCGACGCTGA
- a CDS encoding dienelactone hydrolase family protein — MASSVEVIVPDGAFYAYLAEPRSGPAAAVVVVQEAFSVDADLRMTCDELASNGFIAVGPDLCWRQRPHVELSDTTDWPQALALYEALDLDKAVSDLHATLEYARAMTWCTGRVGVVGFCLGGLLAYLVAARVGVDAGVGYYGARTDEFLGEALAVRGPLLLHLGDQDKSIGPAAQKAIRDRLAPLGVEIRTYAGCSHAFARHNGVYFDAEAAAKANVRTVEFLNQHLCE; from the coding sequence ATGGCGTCGAGCGTCGAAGTCATCGTGCCCGATGGGGCCTTTTACGCCTATCTGGCCGAGCCCCGTTCGGGGCCAGCGGCCGCCGTGGTTGTCGTGCAGGAAGCGTTCAGCGTCGATGCCGACCTTCGCATGACCTGCGACGAACTCGCATCGAACGGATTCATCGCCGTGGGTCCCGATCTGTGCTGGCGCCAACGGCCGCACGTCGAACTGTCCGACACGACAGACTGGCCGCAGGCGCTCGCGCTATACGAGGCGCTCGACCTCGACAAGGCCGTATCCGACCTGCACGCGACGCTCGAGTATGCGCGCGCCATGACCTGGTGCACCGGGCGCGTCGGCGTGGTTGGGTTCTGCCTCGGCGGGCTGCTTGCGTATCTGGTCGCTGCGCGCGTCGGCGTCGATGCAGGCGTCGGCTATTACGGCGCAAGAACGGATGAATTCCTCGGCGAGGCGCTTGCCGTGCGGGGGCCTTTGCTGTTGCACCTGGGCGATCAGGACAAGTCCATCGGTCCCGCTGCGCAGAAGGCGATCCGCGATCGCCTCGCGCCGCTCGGCGTCGAGATTCGGACCTATGCCGGCTGTTCGCACGCGTTCGCGCGGCATAACGGCGTGTATTTCGACGCAGAGGCCGCCGCGAAGGCGAACGTGAGAACCGTCGAATTCCTTAACCAGCATCTTTGCGAGTGA
- a CDS encoding type II 3-dehydroquinate dehydratase, producing MNRKLYILNGSNLNMLGVREPHIYGTATLKDIEKRCLTLADAFKFDCVFRQTNSESELIDWIQEAFLQDAALIINPAGFSFGRISVLDAVKLVRRPVVELHITNIHRRSEEYRHSSISVAATAVICGAGANGYLLAIRAIDDLWGTQA from the coding sequence ATGAATCGCAAACTCTATATTCTCAACGGTTCCAATCTGAACATGCTAGGCGTAAGGGAGCCTCACATTTATGGCACGGCGACTCTTAAGGATATCGAAAAGCGTTGCCTGACACTGGCCGACGCGTTCAAATTCGATTGTGTATTCCGCCAGACCAACAGTGAAAGCGAACTGATCGACTGGATCCAGGAGGCGTTTCTGCAGGACGCCGCGCTGATCATCAATCCGGCCGGTTTTTCGTTCGGCCGCATTTCGGTGCTCGATGCAGTCAAGCTCGTCCGCAGGCCGGTAGTGGAATTGCATATCACCAACATCCACCGGCGTTCCGAAGAATATCGTCACTCGTCGATCTCGGTGGCGGCGACGGCGGTGATCTGCGGGGCAGGGGCGAACGGCTATTTGCTGGCGATTCGCGCGATCGACGATCTGTGGGGCACTCAGGCTTAA
- a CDS encoding alpha/beta fold hydrolase: MKPGIVFAHGIWADGSCFQKLIPTLKAEGHDVMAAQYGLDTLKGDVDATVRTIARVEGPVVLVGHSYGGTVITHAGMDPKVAALVYIAALGPDETETSQGQQDKFPKTEVFNHIEVANGRVWLKHSGPAAFAQDLSPEEQAIVYATHFAPALDLFNQKHEGIAWRTKPSWSIVATEDRTVHPDLERFAAERMGATTVELKASHVPMLSQPHAVLDVIRKACAAVAASQG, translated from the coding sequence ATGAAGCCAGGTATCGTTTTCGCGCACGGCATCTGGGCCGATGGGTCCTGTTTTCAGAAACTGATCCCGACGCTGAAGGCGGAAGGGCACGACGTGATGGCCGCGCAATATGGCCTCGATACGCTCAAAGGCGATGTCGACGCGACCGTGCGCACGATTGCACGGGTCGAAGGCCCGGTGGTGCTGGTCGGCCACTCCTACGGCGGAACGGTCATCACCCACGCCGGCATGGATCCCAAGGTCGCCGCTCTGGTGTATATCGCCGCTCTGGGCCCGGACGAGACCGAAACATCGCAGGGTCAGCAGGACAAATTCCCGAAGACCGAAGTCTTCAACCACATCGAGGTAGCCAACGGTCGCGTTTGGCTGAAGCATTCCGGGCCGGCTGCGTTCGCGCAAGATCTGTCGCCGGAAGAGCAGGCGATCGTCTATGCGACCCACTTCGCGCCCGCACTCGACCTCTTCAACCAGAAGCACGAGGGAATCGCCTGGCGAACGAAGCCGAGTTGGTCGATCGTCGCCACGGAGGACAGAACCGTGCATCCGGACCTCGAGCGCTTCGCCGCCGAGCGCATGGGCGCCACGACCGTCGAGCTCAAGGCCAGCCACGTCCCGATGCTCTCGCAGCCGCATGCGGTGCTCGACGTGATCCGCAAGGCCTGCGCCGCGGTCGCCGCGAGTCAAGGATAG
- a CDS encoding alpha/beta fold hydrolase, with protein sequence MTRHTHHTAPTQYVDANGIRFAYRRFGTPGGVPLVMNIHFTGTMDHWDPAVTDGLAAGREVILFNNAGISSSSGSVPESIEEMAANAAAFIRALGLEQVDVLGFSMGGLIAQTLAIAQPNLVRRLILVGTGPRSGEGMASLTPEAAEIFGAAYAEPDHLWLRVHFSPTETSQAAGRAFLERFRLRTENRDPAANEAVAPAQLTALAKWGKPQDNPYGYLSAVGQPTLVVNGDNDVIIYTINSLILRQHIPNAQLIIYPDANHGSLYQYPERFVADVSRFLS encoded by the coding sequence ATGACCCGCCATACCCACCATACCGCCCCGACGCAGTACGTCGACGCAAACGGCATCCGCTTCGCCTATCGCCGCTTCGGCACTCCCGGGGGCGTTCCGCTCGTGATGAACATCCACTTCACCGGCACCATGGATCACTGGGATCCCGCCGTGACCGACGGCCTTGCCGCGGGTCGCGAAGTGATCCTGTTCAACAACGCCGGTATTTCGAGCAGCTCGGGCAGCGTTCCCGAGTCGATCGAGGAAATGGCTGCCAATGCTGCCGCGTTCATCCGCGCCCTCGGCCTCGAGCAGGTTGACGTACTGGGTTTCTCGATGGGCGGCCTGATTGCCCAGACGCTCGCCATTGCGCAGCCCAATCTGGTCCGGCGCCTGATCCTTGTCGGCACCGGCCCGCGCAGCGGAGAGGGCATGGCTTCGCTCACGCCCGAAGCCGCGGAAATCTTCGGCGCGGCCTATGCCGAACCGGACCATCTCTGGCTGCGCGTGCATTTCTCGCCCACCGAAACCAGCCAGGCCGCCGGGCGCGCGTTTCTCGAGCGCTTTCGCCTTCGCACGGAAAACCGCGATCCGGCCGCCAACGAAGCCGTGGCGCCGGCCCAACTCACCGCACTCGCCAAATGGGGCAAGCCGCAAGACAACCCATACGGCTATCTTTCCGCAGTCGGCCAGCCGACCCTGGTTGTCAATGGCGACAATGACGTGATCATCTACACGATCAATTCACTGATCCTGCGTCAGCACATTCCGAATGCCCAGTTGATCATTTATCCGGATGCCAATCACGGCTCGCTCTATCAATATCCCGAGCGCTTCGTGGCAGACGTTTCCCGATTCCTTTCCTGA
- a CDS encoding IclR family transcriptional regulator, which produces MSLRNGLRVLDFLASQGEGAGLVAIADALSLPRSTCHRVLAELVEGGYVRQLVEHSRYILTMRMTSNGLEFLSLTGIADIAQPIIERVAAQTGELARLSLVDGEAIIWVGKADGQRVGFRYDPDMGHAARLSCTSTGHAWLMTMTDEQAVALVLKQGFGQPNEYGPHAPTTLKALLGFLHAARVRGYAMIDEVFAPRMSAVAAPVVSGTRCVGVISLAGPRVRLTAGKIHEYSVLLREAANELAQLSNMAGFPSRPPLGKG; this is translated from the coding sequence ATGTCGCTCAGAAATGGCCTGAGAGTTCTTGACTTTCTGGCGTCGCAAGGCGAAGGCGCAGGCCTCGTGGCCATTGCCGACGCCCTGTCTCTGCCGCGCAGTACGTGTCACCGCGTACTCGCCGAACTGGTCGAAGGCGGCTATGTCCGCCAACTCGTCGAGCACAGCCGTTACATCCTGACGATGCGCATGACGTCGAACGGACTCGAATTCCTGAGCCTGACGGGCATCGCGGACATCGCCCAGCCGATCATCGAACGCGTCGCCGCGCAAACCGGTGAACTGGCGCGACTGTCGCTCGTGGACGGCGAGGCGATTATCTGGGTCGGTAAGGCGGACGGACAGCGCGTTGGCTTTCGCTACGATCCTGACATGGGCCACGCAGCACGCCTTTCATGCACGTCGACCGGCCACGCGTGGCTTATGACCATGACCGACGAACAAGCGGTCGCATTGGTTTTAAAGCAGGGCTTCGGACAGCCGAATGAATACGGACCCCATGCGCCGACAACGCTCAAGGCGCTGCTGGGATTCCTGCACGCTGCGCGCGTGCGTGGCTACGCGATGATCGACGAGGTGTTTGCGCCGCGCATGTCTGCGGTGGCGGCGCCGGTGGTTAGCGGCACGCGCTGCGTCGGCGTCATCAGCCTGGCCGGGCCGCGGGTCCGGCTGACTGCCGGGAAGATTCACGAGTACTCGGTACTGCTGCGCGAGGCGGCCAATGAACTGGCTCAATTGAGCAATATGGCGGGATTCCCCAGTCGACCACCGCTCGGCAAGGGATGA
- a CDS encoding MFS transporter, producing MSSFARSDLAAEEQSAQAHQMARRAVAGATVGTALEWFDFALYGVVAATIFPKLFFPSLDPTASLLASLASFWAGLAARPLGAVICGILGDRWGRRKLMLVTVSVMGASSFLMGVLPTYQQVGILAPTLLVSLRIIQGFALGGESTGAQLMAVEHASISRRGWYSGLLGICSPLSQILANFSLFTLAALLSSDDFDSWGWRVPFLASFVLVLLGIYIRRKVSETPAFESLKKGGTSRAVNPLGVVFKYHWRTALRLTLFFCGPAALFYLIVVFSLSYLTKHLGVPKQTGFMLLMVANVCAIVGALMGGYLSDRLGRKRALMIGSLCTLICCLIYFPILNQNSIAMTMAVMGAFLGFTQFQSGIQPVWFAESFPTEARYTGSALAYSGANLLTGGPMPIVAVALLNAFHGSPWTIVAVCGSLNLLSFLMIAVSRETKGTALERSSTH from the coding sequence ATGTCATCATTTGCCCGGTCTGACCTTGCTGCGGAAGAACAGTCCGCGCAGGCTCACCAGATGGCGCGTCGGGCAGTCGCCGGCGCAACCGTTGGTACGGCACTCGAATGGTTCGATTTCGCGTTGTATGGCGTGGTCGCGGCCACGATTTTTCCGAAGCTGTTTTTCCCTTCGCTCGACCCAACGGCCTCGCTGCTGGCTTCGCTGGCGAGCTTCTGGGCAGGGCTGGCTGCACGGCCGCTCGGCGCGGTGATTTGCGGGATCCTCGGCGACCGTTGGGGGCGCCGCAAACTGATGCTGGTCACCGTGTCGGTAATGGGCGCGTCGTCGTTCCTGATGGGCGTGCTGCCCACTTACCAGCAGGTTGGCATCCTCGCACCGACGTTACTGGTGTCGCTGCGCATCATTCAGGGCTTCGCACTCGGCGGCGAATCGACGGGGGCGCAACTGATGGCGGTGGAGCATGCGTCCATTAGCCGACGTGGCTGGTATTCAGGCCTGCTTGGCATTTGCTCGCCGCTCAGCCAGATTCTCGCCAATTTCTCGCTGTTTACGCTGGCCGCGCTGCTTTCGTCGGACGACTTCGATTCCTGGGGATGGCGAGTCCCTTTCCTGGCAAGCTTTGTCCTCGTGCTGCTGGGCATCTATATCCGCAGGAAGGTTAGCGAGACCCCGGCCTTCGAGTCGCTCAAGAAGGGGGGCACCTCACGCGCTGTCAATCCGCTTGGCGTCGTTTTCAAATATCACTGGCGCACTGCGCTTCGCCTCACGTTGTTCTTCTGTGGCCCGGCTGCACTGTTTTATTTGATCGTAGTCTTCTCGCTCAGCTACCTGACGAAACACCTCGGTGTACCCAAACAGACCGGTTTCATGCTGCTGATGGTTGCGAACGTCTGCGCCATCGTGGGCGCACTGATGGGCGGCTATCTGAGCGACCGGCTCGGACGCAAACGTGCGCTGATGATCGGTTCGTTATGCACACTAATCTGCTGCCTGATCTATTTCCCGATTCTCAACCAGAACTCGATCGCCATGACAATGGCCGTGATGGGCGCGTTCCTCGGCTTCACACAGTTTCAAAGCGGCATTCAGCCGGTCTGGTTCGCCGAGTCCTTTCCGACCGAGGCGCGCTACACGGGGTCGGCACTGGCGTATTCGGGTGCCAACCTGCTCACCGGCGGCCCGATGCCGATAGTCGCCGTGGCGCTGCTCAATGCCTTTCACGGTTCTCCGTGGACCATCGTCGCCGTATGCGGATCGCTGAACCTGCTCTCCTTCCTCATGATCGCGGTGTCCCGAGAAACCAAAGGCACCGCCCTGGAACGTTCCTCTACGCATTAA
- a CDS encoding SDR family NAD(P)-dependent oxidoreductase, producing MSTNLNGKTALVTGASRGIGRAIALSLAAEGARVLVHFGRDEQAANAVVQSILASGGSADKVAADLSTANGPHELARQVRALVGERLDILVANAGISLASPLAETTVEDFDRLFAVNVRAPYFLVQQLLPVLGEGSSVVLLSSLAGHSAVGNLSAYAATKGAIDTLVKHFATSLGERGIRVNAVAPGVVETDMSNFAKTDVGRDYTLGMQALKRVAQPDDIAGAALFLASDAARWVTGDTLRVDGGSKL from the coding sequence GTGAGTACTAATCTTAATGGCAAGACAGCCCTCGTCACGGGCGCTTCGCGCGGCATCGGCCGTGCAATCGCCCTGAGTCTGGCTGCGGAAGGCGCACGCGTGCTCGTTCATTTTGGCCGCGACGAACAGGCTGCGAACGCCGTGGTCCAGTCGATCCTTGCATCGGGCGGCTCGGCCGACAAGGTCGCGGCAGACCTGAGCACGGCGAACGGCCCGCACGAACTGGCGCGTCAGGTGCGCGCGCTGGTCGGCGAGCGTCTCGACATTCTCGTGGCGAATGCCGGCATCTCCCTGGCCTCGCCCCTCGCGGAGACGACGGTCGAGGACTTCGACCGCCTGTTCGCCGTCAACGTACGCGCACCGTACTTCCTCGTCCAGCAACTGCTGCCTGTCCTGGGCGAGGGCAGCAGTGTGGTCCTGCTGTCGTCCCTCGCTGGCCACAGTGCGGTGGGCAACCTGTCCGCCTACGCCGCGACCAAGGGCGCGATCGACACCCTGGTCAAGCATTTCGCAACATCGCTCGGCGAGCGCGGCATCCGTGTGAACGCCGTCGCGCCTGGCGTTGTCGAGACCGATATGTCGAACTTCGCCAAGACCGATGTCGGGCGCGACTATACGCTCGGCATGCAGGCCCTCAAGCGCGTGGCGCAACCCGACGACATCGCAGGCGCGGCGTTGTTCCTCGCATCCGACGCAGCGCGCTGGGTGACGGGCGACACGCTGCGTGTCGATGGCGGCTCGAAACTCTGA
- a CDS encoding VOC family protein: MVAQLNHTIVWCSNRSISAGFLAEMLGRPAPTRFGHFDVVELDNGVSLDFADAGGRIQPQHYAFLISEADFDAVFGRIKDRGLEYSADPMGSRSGEINHNDGGRGVYFRDPDGHSLEVITRPYGSGS, translated from the coding sequence ATGGTCGCTCAGCTCAATCACACTATCGTCTGGTGCTCGAACCGGAGCATCTCAGCCGGATTCCTGGCCGAGATGCTGGGCCGGCCAGCGCCGACCCGCTTTGGCCACTTCGATGTCGTCGAGCTGGACAACGGCGTCTCGCTCGACTTCGCCGACGCCGGCGGTCGGATCCAGCCGCAGCACTACGCATTCCTCATCAGCGAAGCGGACTTCGATGCCGTCTTCGGCCGCATCAAGGATCGCGGCCTCGAGTATTCGGCCGATCCCATGGGCAGCCGGTCAGGCGAGATCAACCACAACGATGGCGGCCGCGGCGTCTACTTTCGAGATCCCGACGGCCACTCCCTCGAAGTGATCACCCGGCCTTATGGCAGCGGCAGTTGA